In one window of Rathayibacter caricis DSM 15933 DNA:
- a CDS encoding glycosyltransferase family 9 protein, with product MVAIAPLRERFDGVERIAVLRGGGLGDLLFALPAVDALAAAYPGAEITLLGTPAHRVLLEGGVSPVSDVEVLPVAQGVRDGQGEDPRVVEDFTARMRARSFDLAVQLHGGGRYSNPFLQRLGARHTVGSRTPDAAELERMIPYVYYQHEMLRALEVVGLAGAPAVRLEPELRVDVERRDRLAATLGGGGPLVLIHPGATDPRRRWPSESFAAVARALLEDGARVLVVGDDSDVPAADAIAAGAPGAESWAGRVELRDLAPLLSLADLVLGNDSGPRHLAAAVGAPTVGVFWVGNAINAAPLGRQRHRVQLSWTTACPVCGRDTTQVGWTAPRCEHDPSFVADVRIEAVLEDVREVLAATR from the coding sequence GTGGTCGCCATCGCCCCCCTCCGAGAGCGCTTCGACGGAGTCGAGAGGATCGCCGTGCTCCGCGGCGGCGGCCTCGGCGATCTGCTGTTCGCGCTGCCCGCCGTGGATGCGCTGGCCGCCGCCTACCCGGGAGCCGAGATCACCCTGCTCGGCACTCCCGCCCACCGCGTCCTGCTAGAGGGCGGAGTGTCGCCCGTCTCCGACGTGGAGGTGCTGCCCGTGGCGCAGGGCGTCCGCGACGGCCAGGGCGAGGACCCGCGGGTCGTCGAGGACTTCACCGCTCGGATGCGCGCGCGCTCCTTCGACCTCGCCGTGCAGCTGCACGGCGGCGGGCGCTACTCCAACCCGTTCCTGCAGCGACTGGGCGCGCGCCACACCGTCGGCTCCCGCACACCCGACGCCGCCGAGCTCGAGCGCATGATCCCCTACGTCTACTACCAGCACGAGATGCTGCGCGCGCTCGAGGTCGTCGGTCTCGCCGGGGCGCCGGCAGTCCGGCTGGAGCCGGAGCTGCGCGTCGACGTCGAGCGCCGCGACCGGCTCGCGGCGACGCTGGGCGGCGGCGGTCCGCTCGTGCTGATCCACCCGGGGGCGACGGATCCGCGTCGCCGCTGGCCGTCCGAGTCGTTCGCCGCGGTGGCCCGGGCCCTGCTCGAGGACGGAGCGCGCGTGCTCGTCGTCGGCGACGACTCCGACGTGCCCGCCGCCGACGCGATCGCCGCGGGGGCGCCCGGCGCCGAGTCGTGGGCGGGACGCGTGGAGCTGCGCGACCTCGCTCCGCTGCTCTCGCTCGCCGACCTCGTGCTCGGCAACGACAGCGGCCCCCGCCACCTCGCCGCTGCGGTCGGTGCCCCCACCGTCGGCGTCTTCTGGGTGGGCAATGCGATCAACGCGGCACCGCTGGGCCGGCAGCGCCACCGCGTGCAGCTCAGCTGGACCACCGCGTGCCCGGTCTGCGGTCGCGACACGACGCAGGTCGGCTGGACGGCTCCGCGCTGCGAGCACGACCCGTCGTTCGTGGCGGACGTGCGGATCGAGGCTGTCCTGGAGGACGTGCGCGAGGTGCTCGCCGCCACCCGCTGA
- a CDS encoding GlsB/YeaQ/YmgE family stress response membrane protein, whose product MIGLIISIVVVGLIAGALARLLVPGRQSISILMTIVLGIVGSFVGGFLGFLIFGQDAGDGFLQPAGIIGSVIGAIIVLLVYTRFAGRSGARR is encoded by the coding sequence GTGATCGGTCTCATCATCAGCATCGTCGTCGTCGGTCTCATCGCCGGAGCGCTGGCGCGCCTCCTCGTCCCCGGACGGCAGAGCATCAGCATCCTCATGACCATCGTGCTCGGCATCGTCGGCTCGTTCGTCGGCGGGTTCCTCGGCTTCCTGATCTTCGGGCAGGACGCCGGCGACGGATTCCTGCAGCCGGCCGGCATCATCGGCTCGGTCATCGGCGCGATCATCGTGCTGCTCGTCTACACCCGCTTCGCCGGCCGCTCGGGCGCGCGCCGCTGA
- a CDS encoding response regulator transcription factor: MSRTAPLTVALVDDYDVVLTGLAHMFDHYRHRVLVAEIDANATLSDTIDVVLYDSFAQPESDHDEIAGLVRNPRARHVVVYTWNFAPTLVADALEQGVHGYLSKTLPARDLVAALERVAAGEIVVSDPPQRAGAAPGLDWPGRHEGITDRESEILALITQGKSNADVAALTYLSPNTVKSYIRSVYGKIGATSRTQAVLWGVDHGFTPDHHRIDHWLGGP, encoded by the coding sequence ATGTCCCGGACCGCGCCCCTCACCGTCGCGCTGGTCGACGACTACGACGTGGTGCTCACCGGCCTCGCGCACATGTTCGACCACTACCGCCACCGCGTGCTGGTCGCCGAGATCGACGCCAACGCGACACTGTCCGACACGATCGATGTCGTGCTCTACGACTCGTTCGCGCAACCGGAGTCGGACCACGACGAGATCGCGGGCCTCGTGAGGAACCCGCGCGCCCGCCACGTCGTCGTCTACACCTGGAACTTCGCGCCGACCCTCGTCGCCGACGCACTCGAGCAGGGCGTGCACGGCTACCTCTCCAAGACGCTGCCCGCCCGCGACCTCGTCGCCGCCCTCGAGCGGGTCGCCGCGGGCGAGATCGTCGTCAGCGATCCTCCGCAGCGGGCCGGAGCCGCGCCCGGGCTCGACTGGCCGGGCCGGCACGAGGGCATCACCGACCGCGAGTCCGAGATTCTCGCGCTCATCACGCAGGGCAAGAGCAACGCCGACGTCGCCGCGCTCACCTATCTCAGCCCCAACACGGTCAAGTCCTACATCCGGAGCGTCTACGGGAAGATCGGAGCGACGAGTCGCACGCAGGCCGTGCTCTGGGGCGTCGACCACGGCTTCACGCCGGATCACCACCGCATCGACCACTGGCTCGGCGGGCCCTGA
- a CDS encoding helix-turn-helix transcriptional regulator has protein sequence MSAALPAVSGFEHASRRVDEAIAFYSDGYHGTRFRAEPLPDSFFFRYTALGDERVSIRTSTFRGSIRGEIAPQGEYVVSWLQAGRGVMDVGRDETPLLRARPAVFPTGRPFEFDFGEYDQRLVHVDGGFLEGVAAESTGADPAPLVFDHRAVPRPADVDAWWDAVRDLSGLLASRASALQLAEADRGVALRLLAAFPHRPVAVPADVLRPSNAHLLRAAEFVHAFASSPISLSDIATAAALTPRALQLAFRRHFGRTPLGYLRDVRLDRARDELRHADPDTTTIAAVSARWGFLNPGRFAGAYLQRFGEYPLETLRGGR, from the coding sequence GGCGGTGTCCGGCTTCGAGCACGCGAGCCGCCGGGTCGACGAGGCGATCGCCTTCTACTCGGACGGGTACCACGGCACGCGGTTCCGGGCGGAGCCGCTGCCCGACTCCTTCTTCTTCCGCTACACCGCGCTGGGCGACGAGCGGGTCAGCATCCGCACCTCGACCTTCCGCGGCTCCATCCGCGGCGAGATCGCCCCGCAGGGGGAGTACGTCGTCTCGTGGCTCCAGGCGGGCCGCGGAGTGATGGACGTCGGCCGTGACGAGACGCCGCTCCTGCGCGCACGCCCGGCCGTGTTCCCCACGGGACGCCCGTTCGAGTTCGACTTCGGCGAGTACGACCAGCGCCTCGTGCACGTGGACGGCGGGTTCCTCGAGGGAGTCGCCGCGGAGTCGACGGGCGCCGATCCGGCCCCGCTGGTCTTCGACCACCGCGCGGTGCCCCGACCCGCCGATGTCGACGCCTGGTGGGATGCGGTGCGCGACCTGTCCGGGCTGCTCGCCTCCCGCGCGTCGGCACTGCAGCTGGCCGAGGCCGACCGCGGAGTCGCGCTCCGGCTCCTCGCGGCGTTCCCGCACCGCCCGGTCGCCGTCCCGGCCGATGTGCTCCGGCCGAGCAACGCCCACCTCCTCCGAGCGGCCGAGTTCGTGCACGCCTTCGCCTCGTCGCCGATCTCGCTCAGCGACATCGCGACAGCGGCGGCGCTCACTCCGCGCGCGCTGCAGCTCGCGTTCCGGCGGCACTTCGGCCGGACCCCGCTCGGCTACCTCCGCGACGTCCGGCTCGACCGGGCGCGCGACGAGCTGCGGCACGCGGATCCGGACACGACGACGATCGCCGCGGTCTCGGCGCGCTGGGGGTTCCTCAACCCGGGCCGGTTCGCCGGCGCGTACCTGCAGCGGTTCGGGGAGTACCCGCTCGAGACGCTGCGCGGAGGGCGCTGA